In one Nicotiana sylvestris chromosome 8, ASM39365v2, whole genome shotgun sequence genomic region, the following are encoded:
- the LOC138876136 gene encoding uncharacterized protein: MMQQVIGSNVKMSERVDAHKSAIKNIEVQMGQISMSLNNRPHGTLPADTQVNPKDQGPKQLIEVSLHNGRDLDLEKERARERGQDETLVPVPIELDDSAKLTEVTVQPAQEETNTLVEAEKEAETTQELVVEVVSDKEKIQITGKEKPPAPFPHRLAKYQKEEQYKKFLEMLKQIQTCSVVVTRPFAEKLSDPGSFTIPCTIGNFVFAKELCDLGASINLIPLAIYKRLGIGRARPTPMLLQLADRTVKRPSGILDDVLIQVGKFVFPADFMILDCRVDEEIPIILGRPYLDTERALIDRETGELKMRLNDEEITFNVQKSMRRPSEFANCSLIDTIDLIVEEDDETLTIEDPLAACLMNLDEVNGEELAEWVLALEGRGFLERSLEFDPLHLEKKETPPAIHP, encoded by the exons atgatgcagcaggttattgggtcaaatgTGAAAATgagtgaaagagtagatgcacataAGTCAGCcataaagaatattgaagtgcaaatGGGCCAAATCTCgatgtctttgaataatcgtcctcatgggacattgCCTGCAGATACTcaggtaaatccaaaagatcaaggcccaaagCAACTGATAGAAGTGAGTCTACATAATGGCAGAGACCTAGACTTGGAGAaagagagggctcgagaaagAGGACAGGATGAGACACTTGTACCAGTacccattgagctagatgattcagcaaaactgacagaggtgacagtacagcctgcccaggaagaaaCCAACACACTGGTTGAGgctgagaaagaagctgagacaaCCCAAGAACTGGTAGTTGAGGTGGTGTCTGACAAAGAGAAAATCCAAATCACTGGGAAGGAGAAACCTCCAGCACCATTCCCACATAGGCTGGCCAAATACCAGAAAGAGGAACAATACAAAAAATTCTTGGAGATGTTGAAACAAAttcag ACCTGCAGTGTTGTGGTGACTAGACCATTTGCTGAAAAGTTGTCTGAtccagggagtttcacaattccctgCACCATTGGTAACTTTGTCTTTGCCAAGGAACTCTGTGATTTaggggctagcataaatcttatTCCCCTGGCGATCTATAAGAGATTGggtattggaagagctagacccacgcCTATGTTGTTGCAGCTAGCTGATAGAACTGTGAAAAGACCCTCGGGTATTTTGGATGACGTGTTGATACaagtagggaaatttgtgttccctgcagattttatGATTCTGGATTGTAgagtggatgaagaaattcccataattttgggaagaccgtaCTTGGACACAGAGCGAGCCCTTATTGATCGTGAAactggggagctcaagatgaggttgaacgatgaggagataacattcaacgtgcagaaatctatgaggcgaccaagtgaattcgccaattgttctcttattgataCCATCGATTTAATCGTGGAAGAGGATGATGAGACATTGACTATTGAGGATCCTCTTGCTGCATGTCTTatgaatttagatgaggtgaatggggAAGAATTGGCAGAATGGGTGCTGGCTCTTGAGGGTAGAGGCTTTTTGGAGAGATCACTTGAATTCGATCCCCTACACTTAGAAAAAAAAGAAACTCCTCCAGCCATCCATCCATAG